The following are from one region of the Halomonas qaidamensis genome:
- the folE gene encoding GTP cyclohydrolase I FolE gives MTDDIAQHYRHIISAIGENPDREGLRDTPKRAAKAMQFLNAGYQQSLEEIVNGAVFESQTDEMVLVKDIEMYSMCEHHLLPFIGKCHIAYLPSGKVLGLSKFARIVDMYARRMQIQENLTREIAEAVQQVTQSRGVAVVIEARHLCMMMRGVEKQNSSMTSSVMLGGFRTNQATRQEFLTLIS, from the coding sequence GGCGAAAACCCTGATCGCGAGGGGCTGCGCGACACGCCTAAAAGAGCTGCAAAAGCTATGCAGTTCTTGAATGCTGGTTATCAGCAATCGCTTGAAGAAATTGTCAATGGGGCGGTATTTGAGTCACAAACAGATGAAATGGTACTGGTAAAAGACATTGAGATGTACTCGATGTGTGAGCACCACCTGCTGCCATTTATTGGTAAATGTCATATTGCCTATCTTCCCAGCGGTAAAGTATTAGGTTTGTCAAAATTTGCCCGTATTGTTGATATGTACGCTAGGCGTATGCAAATTCAAGAAAATTTGACCCGTGAGATTGCTGAGGCAGTGCAGCAAGTGACCCAGTCAAGAGGTGTCGCAGTGGTGATTGAAGCACGCCATCTTTGCATGATGATGCGCGGTGTGGAAAAGCAAAATTCAAGTATGACGTCTTCTGTGATGTTGGGTGGTTTCCGCACTAACCAGGCGACAAGGCAGGAGTTTTTAACGCTTATCAGCTGA